One window of the Nicotiana tabacum cultivar K326 chromosome 4, ASM71507v2, whole genome shotgun sequence genome contains the following:
- the LOC107770325 gene encoding uncharacterized protein LOC107770325 — protein sequence MLRQRHLKELLSDKEKTNFAKGREHQGPPKLPSPARTINMIIGGDDDASINGVKSTTTHKLKRSIIRERHDRLKENIIFNESDADNLTFPHNDAIVITLRILDTDLKCIMVDDGSGACIIHPRVLIQMILEDKIVSRCIMLTSFNNAVERMSGEITLPVLTGGVTLETRSHIMDQATAYNVLVG from the coding sequence ATGTTGAGGCAAAGACACCTCAAAGAGTTGTTAAGCGACAAGGAGAAAACCAACTTCGCCAAAGGACGTGAACACCAAGGTCCGCCGAAACTACCATCACCAGCTCGTACTATCAACATGATTATCGGCGGCGACGACGACGCCTCTATCAACGGCGTGAAGTCCACCACCACTCACAAGCTCAAGCGGTCTATCATCCGCGAACGACACGATAGACTCAAAGAAAATATCATCTTCAACGAGTCGGATGCCGACAATTTGACTTTTCCTCATAATGATGCCATCGTTATTACTTTACGCATTCTAGATACTGATTTAAAATGCATCATGGTGGACGATGGAAGTGGAGCAtgcattatccatccccgagtccTCATCCAAATGatactcgaggataagatagtgtcgcGTTGCATCATGCTAACCAGCTTTAATAATGCAGTTGAACGGATGTCCGGAGAAATTACACTCCCCGTCTTGACCGGCGGCGTGACTCTGGAGACGAGAtcccacatcatggaccaggccACCGCATATAATGTCCTTGtgggatga
- the LOC107770324 gene encoding uncharacterized protein LOC107770324 codes for MLRQRHLKELLSDKEKTNFAKGREHQGPPKPPSPARTINMIIGGDDDTSINGVKSTTTHKLKRSIIREQHDRLKENIIFDKSDADNLTFPHNDAIVITLRILDTDLKCIMVDDGSGACIIHPRVLIQMILEDKIVSRCIMLTSFNNAVERMSGEITLPVLTGGVTLETRSHIMDQATAYNALVG; via the coding sequence ATGTTGAGGCAAAGACACCTCAAAGAGTTGTTAAGCGACAAGGAGAAAACCAACTTCGCCAAAGGACGTGAACACCAAGGTCCACCGAAACCACCATCACCAGCTCGTACTATCAACATGATTATCGGCGGTGACGACGACACCTCCATCAACGGCGTGAAGTCCACCACCACTCACAAGCTCAAGCGGTCTATCATCCGCGAACAACACGATAGACTCAAAGAAAATATCATCTTCGACAAGTCGGATGCCGACAATTTGACTTTTCCTCATAATGATGCCATCGTTATTACTTTACGCATTCTAGATACTGATTTAAAATGCATCATGGTGGACGATGGAAGTGGAGCAtgcattatccatccccgagtccTCATCCAAATGatactcgaggataagatagtgtcgcGTTGCATCATGCTAACCAGCTTTAATAATGCAGTTGAACGGATGTCCGGAGAAATTACACTCCCCGTCTTGACTGGCGGCGTGACTTTGGAGACGAGATCCCACATTATGGACCAGGCCACCGCGTATAATGCCCTTGtgggatga